AGCGGGACTGGATGTTGGTGGTTGGACAATCAGAATAAAGCAGATACTGAAAACGATTCGCTATGCTAATCAGCCGTTTTATTTGATATACGACCAGATGGAAACAATGAATCCATCGCTTGTGAATATCTTTCGCGAGTGGCTACAATACGCTCTTTTTATCTTTGCTACCACACCGATGAGGTATCCGCAACGGCTTGAGAATTTTTATCAGGAGATTGGGTATCAAAAAGTAATTGCATACCCGTTAACTACAAAAGAAGCGATTGATTTTTATGACGCATATTGTGTCCAGATTGGTTTAACCCGCGAAAAAACTGGTGACAAGCTCTATCAATTTGCGAGGACAAAAATTTTAAGTCAGATATTCGGTGTGCCACAGGCAATTGTGGCGATGATAGTTCGGCTAAAACATTTATCACCACTCAACAAAGTGAACATAAGAACAATAGAGAATCACGAGTCAGGTGTGTTAGAGCGGGACATAACGATGGCAATTTTTATTTTGATATTCTGTTTTGTTGCTATGCGGTTTCTGACAATGAGAACATTTGAGCGATGGATTTACGCTGTTTTTGCGATACTATCTATGGGCGGAATGTATTCATATCGGCTGGTCGGTCGGCGATTTACTCTGAAAGAGGAAAACGAAATCGCTATTAACCGAGCAGAATCACAAATCCTGTTCCCGCTTCGTAGATTTTATATTTTAATCCACATCATTGCCAGTATTTTATTGCTGAATGTTTTACTCTCTACATTTTTAATCAAGACAACCATTCCAGCGATACTGGTCTGCGGTGTGTTTTCTATTTTACCAGACATTGATATAGAAACATCTACGATAAGCAGAATCTATAGAGGCGTTCTCGGGTTCTTTGGTTCTCGGGTTCTCGTGTTAAAACTCAAGAACACAAGAACTCGTGAACTCGTGAACACCGTTATAAATCTCCCTGCCTGGCTTGAGAGCCACTGGGGACACAGGACTTATTGCCACAGTATCTGGGCAGTTTTATTTACAGCAATTATGACACTGCCATTATCTCTTATTGACTGGCGATTAACATTCGGTGCTGCTTGTGGAGTGCTCGGACATATTTTTTACGATGCACTTTCGCCATCAGGTGTTAAATTGTGTTATCCAGCGAGGCACAGTTATGTCTGTCCGGGTCCAAAGAGCATGAGGATACCCAACGGCTCAAAGCGGGAACTCATATTTGCTTCCTGTATTATACTTCCGCTTTTTTTACTCTTTCTTTATGTTGCTGGTATTGGTTGGGGCAGAGTATATCTTAATCTTACAGGCGACCCGAATGCACTTGCACGAGAGGTAGCCAGATACATCAATAACAACAATGTTATAGTCAGCATAAACGGTATGTGGCGTGTCTCATTAAGACCCGCTATTCAGGAAAGGTTTAATATAGTTGCTGTAATGGGCGATGAGATGTTCGCAGAGCAAAACGGGAAACTATATCGGCTGTCACCTAATTTTCTGTTTTCTGCGATTTCCGTTAGTAAAGGCAGGATAGAAGTCGGTGAAAAAATCACAACTTCTGCACAGACAATAGAAATCAAAGAAAAGTCATTTGATGAGTTTTATGAGCAAATCCCCAAAAACTCTGTTGTATCAGGTAGGATTTCAGGTGTTGCATATGAGACAGCGTTGGGCAAGTTTGCACCCCGCGAAGCGGTAGAGGAGTTCTCGGCAGTCCAGATGTTGCCGTCGGGCAAAGACAAGGTTGAGATTGTATTAGCATATGCCACCAACGAATATCTCAAACAGTTGCTTGGCGAGGGTGTCTGGATTGACTGGGGCGTTCTGACGATAGCAACACGACAGGGGGTAGGGAGTAGGGTATAGGCAGTAGTAAAAGTCAAAGTTTTTTCTACACCCTACACCCTACACCCTACACCCTACTGCCTGATGTTTTATGTTTAACCGATTTATCTGTATAGCGTGTGGGACAAAATTACAGGGGAATGATTTTTCCTGTCCGAAGTGTCATAACACCACTTCAATCATTCCGCTACCGCCTGAATTGTGGGAATATGACAGAGATGACGGTAAAAAAACAGCGACCTATTTACCAGTGGGCTGGAGTTCATTTGACAAAGCACTTGGTGGCGGACTTGCGAGGTCTT
The genomic region above belongs to Elusimicrobiota bacterium and contains:
- a CDS encoding metal-dependent hydrolase, coding for MRTPHPRFIFGRETEIEKIRKLINDEVTFLLFAETGVGKTHLIRHTVKPFLDGKSEKIFGTDRDGKLKGRCYYDISSLRIATESRKVFNNLERYLTTTYSIPVLPENMRAGLDVGGWTIRIKQILKTIRYANQPFYLIYDQMETMNPSLVNIFREWLQYALFIFATTPMRYPQRLENFYQEIGYQKVIAYPLTTKEAIDFYDAYCVQIGLTREKTGDKLYQFARTKILSQIFGVPQAIVAMIVRLKHLSPLNKVNIRTIENHESGVLERDITMAIFILIFCFVAMRFLTMRTFERWIYAVFAILSMGGMYSYRLVGRRFTLKEENEIAINRAESQILFPLRRFYILIHIIASILLLNVLLSTFLIKTTIPAILVCGVFSILPDIDIETSTISRIYRGVLGFFGSRVLVLKLKNTRTRELVNTVINLPAWLESHWGHRTYCHSIWAVLFTAIMTLPLSLIDWRLTFGAACGVLGHIFYDALSPSGVKLCYPARHSYVCPGPKSMRIPNGSKRELIFASCIILPLFLLFLYVAGIGWGRVYLNLTGDPNALAREVARYINNNNVIVSINGMWRVSLRPAIQERFNIVAVMGDEMFAEQNGKLYRLSPNFLFSAISVSKGRIEVGEKITTSAQTIEIKEKSFDEFYEQIPKNSVVSGRISGVAYETALGKFAPREAVEEFSAVQMLPSGKDKVEIVLAYATNEYLKQLLGEGVWIDWGVLTIATRQGVGSRV